The segment TTAAGTTTTAATGGATCAGATTTTATATCATCAGGCATAGATGCCATCTTTCGTAAAAATGAAGAAACAAAAACATGGAATACCATTAATGCAGCTACAGGATATCCTGGAAGGCCAAAAATAGTTTTCCCATTTACTACACCAACTATAGTGGGTTTACCTGGTTTTACCGCAATTCCGTGTACAAAAACTTCTCCAATATCATCCAGTACGGCCCTCAGAACATCCCCTGTACCTGCAGAAGTCCCACCAGAAGTTATTATAACATCAGCATCCAAATGTTCTTCTATTTTACATTTAAGATCTTCATAATTATCTTTTGCAATGTCCGAATATACTGGCGTGCATCCACAGGTTTTCACAGCATTTGAAATGGTTAAAGAGTTTATATCATATATTTTACCGTATTTTAGTTCGTTTCCTGGTTTAACTATCTCATCTCCCGTTGATATCACTGCAATCTTAGGTTTTTTAAATACCGGCACATTTGTAATACCTATTGCACCCAATACACCTATTTTATCATGTGTAAGTAGTGTTCCTGCTTTTAAGAGGATTTTATCTCTGGAAATATCAGAACCCTTTGGAGCAATATACTGATTATGGGCTGCGCTCTTATAAATATAAATATTTCCATCCTTATTTTCTGTAAATTCAACCATTACTATTCCATTTGCACCTTCTGGAACTGGAGCTCCTGTACTGATTTCAATACATGTTCCTTTTTCAACTTTTCTGGAAGCTGATCCCCCAGCCCTAACCGTTTCTATAAGTTTCAATACCGCAGGATTATCTTCAGATGCACCAAATGTATCCTCCACTTTTACAGCATATCCATCCATTGATGCTCTATTAAAAGGCGGAAGGTCAATTGCTGCATGCATATCTTCAGCAAGAACTCTCCTGTAGGCCTTTTCTAATTTTATTTTCTCAATTTCTTTTTTAATCTTGATATTATTAATTATTTCATTGACTTCATCAGAATCCATTATTTTTAAAAATTCTTTTCCCATTTAAATCACATTTAAATCTTCTAAATTATTTAAATACTGTTTTAAACATTTATTTATAAAGAAATATGATATGACGATTTATTAAGCATGCTAACAAAAATATGTTTTAAGTTTAAAATATTTTTTTATTTAATTTATTTTAAATTGTTAAAAATATAATTTCTGTATATGTGAAAAAATAAGGTATTATTGAGCTGCAGTTTTTTATTTTTATCATTTAGATGCTAAGAATACAAACCCTATCAAACACAAAAGTTAGACATATGCTAATATAAAAATTAAAATCCCTCAAAAGATTCCTTATTTGCTTTTATACATGGATTATTACTGATAATAAATAAAAAACTTCTTTTAATGGGGAATTCAATTTATAATGGAATTAAACCAATTTTAATTTAGTGATCATTCTTCATTTTTGCAAAAGTATTATAACTGATTAAGAATATATATCCCAATACTTGAAAAAAGTAATTTAGTTTATTAAAAAGGTTTCATTTACTGAAAAACAGCGTAATATATTTGACACTTTTTCAATATTAATACATTTATATAAGTTGTTTATCTTAGTTACTGCGATCTTTTAAACTAAATACTATAAAATAGAAGATATTTATAACTTTCTAAAACATAATGGAGGAGAGTATTTGAGAAGAGGACAAGGTAAACAAGGACAAGGGACTCAAGAAATGAGGAGAGTTAGATCTCCACGAAAAGGGGAAATAGCTGGTGTTGTTGAGCAAATATTAGGGCATGGAAAACTAAAAGTAAGATGCGATGATGGTAAAATCAGACTTGCCAGAATCCCTGGAAAAATGAAAAAAAGGATCTGGATCCGTGAAGGGGATGTAGTTCTTGTAAAACCATGGGATTTCCAGAGTGATGAAAAAGCTGACGTTATCTGGAGATATACAAGAACAGAGGCAAACTGGCTTGAACGTAGAGGTTATTTAAACCTATAATCATTTAAATTTTAAAATTCTTAAATGATTATTAAATTTTAATAATTTTAATCGTTTTGATAATGTTTTAATTTTAAGGATAAGCCAAGAAATTAGTGTGAGTTAATTATGGGCTCTAAAATATCAAAAGCAGATGACATTTTAAGAAAAATGCTATCTGAAAAGAGAATTAAAAGCGTTGAAGATAAAAGGGTTGGTAGTGAGGTATTTGATAGCATAACCTTGAAAACACTGTATAAACTGGCAAATACTGGTTATATTCACCGCTTAAATGGTGCAATAAGCACTGGAAAAGAGGCAAATGTGTTTAAAGGCTTGGACGAAGATGATAACTTTGTAGCAGTTAAAATATACAGAGTTACAACTTCTGATTTTAAGAAAATGCAGAACTATATACAAGGGGATCCCAGATTCAATGTTCGAACTGGTAATAAACGCCAGCTTGTAAATGCATGGGTTACAAAAGAATTTAGAAATCTTCAAAGAGCCTATGAAGCCGGAGTAAATGTCCCAAAGCCCCTTATTGCAAAAAATAATGTACTTGTAATGGAATTTATTGGAGATGAAGAAGGAGATGCAGCGCTTCCCATGAGGCATTCCGAAATTCAAGACCCTGAAGAACTTCTAAATAAAGTAATTAACAATATGAAACTTTTATATCAAGAAGCAGGGCTTGTACATGGTGATCTTTCAAGTTACAACATTCTAATTCAAGATGGAGATCCTGTAATTATCGACATTTCACAAGGTATGACTCGTGATCATCCAATCTCTAACGAGCTCTTAAATAGAGATATAGATAACATCGTAAAAGATTTTAAGAAATTAAAGATCAATATATCTAATGAAGAAATAAAAAGCGCGATTAAGGATTTATAAGGATAGAAAAGTATATTACATCGCATATTGAAATATTATTTAAGTTGAAGAAAATATTGTCAAATTTCATTTGACCTTGAAGGAAACCTAGGTTTCCTGAACTGCAAATCTTTCGATTTGCATGCGCAAACACTTCGTGTTTGCATGCTTCGTATTTTCTGAATTACATATTAAATTTTGAGGTGAAAAAGTGCCTAACACTGAATATCTTAAGATTCCAAAGGAAAGAATTGGAGTCCTAATTGGAAAAGACGGCGTTACGAAAGAACATGTTGAAAATATGACACAGACTGAGCTGGATATTGAAAGTGAAACTGGCAGCATCACCATTGTTCCAACTGAAGACATGGAAGATCCACTTGGTGTATGGAAAACCAGATATATTGTGAAAGCAATAGGTAGAGGTTTTAGCCCAGAAACAGCTCTAAAACTAATTAATGATGACTTTATTTTAGAAATAATCAACTTACCGGATTTTGTTGGGAAATCAAAAAAAGCAATTTTAAGACAAAAGGGTAGGATAATTGGTAGAGAAGGCAGAACTAAGGAAATAATTAAAGAAATGACCAATGTTGATGTGTCTGTGTATGGTAAGACTGTAGCACTTATTGGAGATATGGAAAGGATACAGATTGCAAAAGAAGCTGTTGAAATGATTTTAGATGGTGTAAGGCATAAAACTGTCTATTCATTTTTAGAAAGAAAAAAACAGGAACTTAAAAGGAAGGAATTTGAAAATATTGTAATTAAAGATTAAAATTACGCTTAAAAAAATTATGGAATAAAGGAGGCTAACTTTGGAAAGAGAAAAATCTTTGGAAAAAGAAATGTCTATTGAAACCGTAGTATCTGCAGAAAGAGAGGCATCTGAACTTTTTGAAGAGTTTAAAGAGCTTACAGCATCTGAATTTTTCAGAAGAAACAAACAGATGCTTGGTTTTTCTGGTAAAATAAGATCATTAACAATAGTATTCCACGAATTGATTACAAACAGTCTTGATGCTGCTGAAGAAGCAGGGATTCTACCAGAAATAACAATAGACCTTAAAAGAGTTAACAAGGATCATTATATTTTATATCTTAAGGACAATGGACCTGGTATCCCTGAAAATTTTGTAACTAAGGTATTCTGTACCATGTTTGCTGGTTCTAAGTTTAGAAGTATTCAATCAAGAGGACAGCAAGGATTAGGTTGTAGTGGATGTGTTTTATTATCACAAATGACAACCGGAATGCCTGTAAAAATCACCTCAGGGTATAAAGAAGGAGATAAGATTAAAGGAGTTGAAATGACATTCAAAATGGATGTAAAGACTAATCAAGGGCTTATCTTAGATAAAAAAGAAATTGATCTTGAGGAAACTGGCGTAAGCATGGAACTTCACTTCAAAGAAGTTTCCTATTCTTTAAGTGAACAGGGAGCATTTGAATACATAAGAAGGACTATGATTGCAAATCCACACGCTAAAATTATATTCAGAGATCCAACAGGTCATAAATTCATATTTGATAGGGCAACAGATGAAATCCCCCCAATGCCTAAAGAAGTGCTTCCTCACCCAAAAGGAGTAACAGCAGATGATTTAATCTTTATGGCAAAGCATACAGATAAAAGAAGATTTAGAAGCTTACTAACCAGTTCCCTTTCAAGAATGTCAAATAAAAGAATTGATGAAATTGAAAAAATAACTGGAATTGACTTTAACAAGCGCCCTAAAGACATGAAATGGGAAGAAGCAGAACAAATCGTGGAATTATTCCAGAAAATGGATTTTATGGCACCTCCCACAGCAGGATTAATCCCAATCGGTGAAGAACAGATCGAAAAAGGTATGAGAGAAATATTAGAACCTGAATATGTAAAAACAATCACCAGAAAACCTAAAACATATAAAGGAGGAGTATCCTTTATTATTGAGGCAGGAATTGCCTACGGTGGAAAATCAGGAAGAGTTGTTGGAGAGCAGAAAAAAGCAGAAATAATGCGTTTTGCAAACAGAGTTCCCCTAACTTTCGATCAGGGAAGCTGTGGTATAACAGAAGCTCTTAAAAGCATAGATTGGAAACGTTATGGGATAAGAGACCTTGAAAATGCCCCAATAACTGTATTTGCAAATATCATATCCACCCATGTTCCTTACATGTCTACAGGAAAGCAGAGTGTTGCTCCTGAAGAAGAAATTATGCAGGAAGTAAGGCAAGCCACAATGAAAATTGCAAGAAGCTTGCAGAAGTATCTGAATGCAAAAAGAGCCGCTAAAGAAGAAGCCATGCGTTCAAAAATATTTGAAACTTATGTGCCAGTAATATTAAGAGAAGCAGCAATGCTTGCTGAGAAAGATGTTCCTGAATATGATGACGTATTAGCAAAAGTAACAAGGAAACCAAAGATACTGGAGGATATTCATGCTAAATAGAAGAGATGTCGCAATAAACAAGCTCAAGGGATTAGGAGCACAAATTATAGAAGACGTTAATAATGCTAACGTTCCTTCAATCAAAGTGCCTTCCAGAGGTACTTCTAATTTGGTTTATGATGAAGCCAAGAGATACTATGTTTTAGGAGATAGATACGGTAAAAGATCACTTGGTAATGTTAAACAAATTAAAAAGATAGCTCAAATGGTCTATACAGCCAATTTCTGTAAAGATCTTATAAGAACAAATAAAACAGCGACTTTGAGGGAGCTTTATTATATTTCAGAAAGCTGGGATGTTGATTTTGGAGATCAGCAGGAATCAAACATTGTTGGTGAAGACCTTGAAGTTACACTGGGAATGTCAAGAGAAGACCTTGGATTAATGCCAGAAGAAGATGGAGCTTCAGTTTATGGTAATATCGTTCTTAAAGAGGATGATGTTGAAATTAATGCCCTAAAATCAGGTAAATCAGGTTACACAATATCTCCAACCATTGACGATACTGAATTTGTAGATCACGACGTGCAAAGAGTAATTGCAGTAGAAACAATGGGGATGTTCCACAGATTAGTTCAAGAGAAGGCTTATGATAAATTCGATACCCTTATTGTTGGACTTAAAGGCCAGGCAGCAAGAGCAACAAGAAGATTCTTAAAACGTGTTAACACCGAGCTCAATTTACCTGTTTACATCTGTAACGACGGAGATCCATGGGGATTCCACATCGCCATGGTTATAATATCTGGAAGTGCAAAGCTTGCTCACGTTAATCACGACTTAGCAACGCCTGATGCTAAGTTTTTAGGAGTAACAGCAAGTGATATAATTAATTATGACCTTCCAACTGATCCATTGAAGGATATTGATGTTTTAAGACTTAAAGAACTGCTTAAAGATCCTCGTTATAGGGATGAATACTGGAAAACTGAAATTAAGAAAATGCTTAAAATCGGTAAAAAAGCAGAACAGCAGTCATTTTCTAAATATGGTCTTGAATATGTAGTTGATACATATTTACCAGAGAAACTGGATGCTATGTAAAAGGAAATTTTCAATTTCCTACTTTTTTATTTTTTAAACCCATTAAATCAAATATTTTAACTACTATTTTTATTTATATATCTAATATACAAATTACATTAGTATATTGCCTATCTTTTACAATAAATCCATAAAACACATCCCATGCTATTTTAATTATTTAATTTAAATAAATTAAATCTAATAGCGCATTTAAGGACTATTTAATTATATATAAAGGATAAAAACCATTATTTTTCCATTTAAAGCATTAAAAAAATCAAAAGTAATATATAATGCAAGGAATATATTAACTATATAACTGGTGTTTTTATGTTAAGAATAGTGATTGAAGAAATTACATCCCATATTAAATCTCTGGATATTGATGATGAAGCCGTTAAACTCATGGAAAGTTACTTAATTAATGCTCCAAAGATATTTATATGCGGTTATGGAGAATCAGAACTTGTTGGAAAGTCTTTTGCTTCAAGATTAAGTGAAATCCGTCGGAATGTCTATGTAGTAAGCGAAACAGTTGTACCTGGAATTGAGAAGACACATGTTCTTTTAGCAATATCTGGATCTGGAGAAACTGAACCAACCTTGACCATTACAAAAAAGGCACATGAGCTTGGTGCCGATATTATATCCATAACTTCTTTTTCTGATTCGCCGCTTGCCCAAATCTCAGACCTTGTAATTGTAATACCTGGTAGAATAAAAGCAAAAACCAAGAATTATATCGAAAGGAGAGTATCCGGAGAATATGAACCATTAACACCCTTTGGAACCCTATTTGAGATATCAACAAGAGTATTTTTAGAAGGTATTATTACAGAACTTGCAGAGAAATGAAATTAAAATAATATTCATTAGAAAGCATCAAAATAAAAATATTATCAAAAATAAAAGGCTTAAGCCTCGGAAATTTATATTAAAATGCATTCCAGTATTAATAGCTTTTCCATATTTCAACAATCTGCTTAAAATGGCATTGATGGAAATAACTTTATTTATATAGCGATAAAATTTATATTATAATTAAAAGTTAAAGATTAATATTTGAATAGGAGTTGATCTTTTGAAATCTGTTGGTATAAATGGTTACGGAACAATTGGTAAAAGAGTTGCAGACGCTGTTTCTGCGCAGGATGATATGAAAATTGTGGGAGTTACCAAGCGGAGTCCTGACTTTGAAGCCCGAATGGCTGTCGAAAAAGGTTATGATCTTTATATAAGTGTCCCTGAAAGAGAAAGCGCCTTTGAAGAAGCAGGGATCAAAGTAACAGGAACTGCAGACGAATTATTCGAAAAGTTGGATATTGTTGTTGACTGTACGCCTGAAGGTATCGGTGCAAAAAATAAGGAAAATATTTACGAAAAAATAGGATTAAAAGCAATTTTTGAAGGTGGAGAAAAACACGATGCAATAGGGCTTTCATTTAATTCATTCTCAAACTATAAAGATGTTATAGGTAAAGATTATGCCAGAGTTGTGTCATGTAATACAACAGGACTTTGTAGGACTCTTAAACCAATAGATGACCTCTGCGGAATTAAAAAAGTAAGGGCAGTGATGGTAAGAAGAGGTGCCGACCCAAGGCAGGTTAAAAAAGGCCCAATAAATGCTGTTGTTCCTAATCCCCCAACAGTACCTTCACACCATGGACCTGATGTTAAAACAGTTATGTATGGCCTTGATATAACCACGATAGCTTTATTAGTACCTACAACATTAATGCACCAGCACAATTTGATGGTTGAACTTGAATCTAAAGTTAGTGTTGATGATATTAAAGAAACTCTAAATAACACCTCCAGAGTCCTTATACTTAAAGCAAGTGAAGGTCTTGGTTCAACCGCCGAATTTATGGAATATGCAAAAGAATTAGGACGTTCAAGAAACGATCTATTTGAAATTGGGGTATGGGAAGAGTCATTAAATATTGTAGATGGAGAACTCTATTATATGCAGGCAATTCACCAGGAATCTGATGTTGTACCAGAAAATGTGGATGCAATAAGAGCCATGCTTGAAATGGAAGATGATCCTCAAAAATCCATTGAAAAAACAAACAAATCCATGGGTATTCTTTAATTAAAGAATCCCATCAATTTTCTATTTATAAATAAATTTTAAGATATTGATTGATAATAGAATTATCTGCTCTTTTTTAATAGATTTTATTAGATGGAATTAACATATATTCAAAGAATTAATGTGGAATTATTGGATATATCTTGAATATTTCAATGATTTACAGTGATTTTAATGATAAAAGAACTTATTATTTCAATGCGGCCAAGGCAATGGTATAAAAATCTGGTTATATTTGTTGGAATTGTTTTCTCATTTAATCTTTTAAATTTAAATCTATGGATTGGCGCAATTGGTGCATTTGCAGTTTTTTGCGCACTTTCTGGCAGCATATATATATTGAATGATATTATCGATATTGAAAAGGATAAAAACCATCCACAAAAGAGGATGAGGCCCATTGCATCAGAAAGATTAAATCCAAATTACGCTTTAGTATTTGCAGCGATATTTATCATTCTGGCTTTATTTGTTGCTTATTTAATTAATATATTGTTCTTTATTTCAGCATTAACATTCTTCCTGTTAATATTGATTTATTCGCTGTTCTTAAAACATTTTATTATAGTGGATATAATGATTATTTCCACTGGTTTTGTAATAAGGGCAATTGCAGGATGTCTTGCAATTGATGTGCTGGTTTCTCCATGGCTTATAATATGTGCGTTCCTGCTTGCGTTATTTTTAGCAATTGGAAAGCGCAGACATGAATTAATCATACTTGGAGGAAATGCAGAGAATCATAGAAAAATTCTGGATGGATATTCAACTGAAATGCTTGATCAGATGATCAATATAACTACAAGTGCTTTAATTATGTCATATTCCCTTTATACCTTTTTTACAGGTAAAATATTTATAATGCTTACAATTCCCTTTGCATTCTACGGCCTTTTTAGATATATATATCTTGTACATAAAGAAAATTTTGGTGGAGAGCCTGAAATGCTTTTTAAAGATAGAGGGATGTTATTTAGCATTATTTTATGGGTGCTCCTGGCTGTATTCGTACTTTACGGAAGTGTGATTTTCAAATTTTAGGAATAAATAAAGAGTTTTTAACTAATTTCCCATAATCTTAAAAGATGCAAATATTGGATTAATAAAAATACAGGAACTAAATTATGAAATATGATTTACACATTCATTCAAAGTATTCTCGTGATGGGATTCTTGATCCTAAAAAAATAGTAAAGATTGCAATTAAAAAAGGACTTGATGGAATTGCAATTACGGATCATGATACTATTAAAGGTGGTTTAAAGACAAAAGAATACGAGACTGAAGATTTTAAGATTTTAATTGGTTCAGAGGTATCCACTACAAGAGGAGAAATAACTGGACTCTTTTTATCTGAAGACATTAAATCAAAGGAATTTCATGATGTTAGCGATGAAATCAGAGATCAGGGAGGTTTAGTGATTGCTCCACATCCATTTGATAAATTAAGGAAATCAACATTTCGCATTAAAAATGAAGATGCTAAATACATAGATACAATCGAAGTATTTAATTCACGATGCATCCATCAAAAATATAATGAAAGAGCGGCATCATATGCGAAAAAACACAATTTATCCGCAGTTGGAGGTAGTGATGCCCATTTTCCATATGAAATAGGTAAAGCAGGAGTCATTTTAGAATCCTGTGATTTAAGGAATGCTATATTAAAGAACGATTTAAAAGTATTTGGAAAGAGATCCATTTTTTTAAACCATGGAATAACAAAGGTGCTTAAGTTATGGCGAAAAACAAGATCTGGCTGATAATTCTCTTTGCAGTTGCAGTTTACCTTATAATGTGCATATATGCCGACTGGGAAACATTAATATCAGCAATGAAAAATTTTAAATTAATATTTATTCCCTTAATGATAATTTTAACCACCATTGCTTATTTCATCAGATTTTATAAGTGGAATTTTTTCCTTAAGACTGCAGGGGTCAAATTAAACATGAAAGATAACTTATTTGTATTCTTCAGCGGTCTTGGAATGATTATAACCCCTGCAAAAGTGGGGGAAATCTGGAAAGGATGGCTTATTAAGGATATAAATGGCGAAAGCTTAGGTAAAACTGTCCCCGTGGTGATAATTGACCGTTTTACAGACTTAATAGGCCTAATAATCCTATCTTTACTTGGAATTCTTTATTATAAAGAAGGGATATCCATTCTAATAATTTTGATTATAATATTTGCCGGATTTTTTATGGCAGTTAAATCTAAATGGATTTCAAATAAAATAATTTCAATACTCGAAAAAAGAGCAGGAAAATATTCTGGAGATATTAAAACAATGCATAGAACATTTGAAAAAACAATGGCACCTAAAGGACTTGTTTTCATGTCTTTCGTTAGCGCATTTGCATGGTTTTTTGAATGTCTTGCCCTCTATTATGTTATAATAGGATTTGGAGAATCTATTAATATTATTTTATCAACATTTGTATTCAGCTTTGCATCCTTAGCAGGAGCTGTAAGTATGATTCCGGGAGGTCTTGGTATTGCTGAAGGCACAATAACCGGTCTGCTTCAGTATTTTGGACTAAATTCGGCTGTATCAATTGGTACGGCCATAATAATAAGATTCGGTACGCTTTGGTACGGTGCAATTTTAGGATTCAGTGTATATCTAATTTTTAAAAAGAGAATTATTTTAGAAACAACTAAAATTGATAGAGAGGTGAACTGATGTCAAAAGTCGCAGCGATGAAAACATCACCTGAAACCGTAGTTAATGATTATTATACCCTGATGAATTTAGCAGAGTACAAAAAATCCTTGAAAAAGGAAGAGAAAACAATTTTAAAACTTAATCTTTCATGGACGCTCTATTATCCGGCATGTTCAACCCCCCCATGGCAATTAGAAGGTGTGTTAAATACCCTAAAAACTGATAATTACAAGAATATTGTGGCTGTGGAGAATCAAACAGTTGTTACACACCCATGGAAAGGAGCGTACTACAACAAATGGCTGCCACTCCTAAATAGCCATGAAGTAGACTTTAAACCTCTAACAGATGTTGAATGGATTTCTCATAAGCCCAAGTCTGAAATGCTTGCAATGAATGAAATATTCGGCGAAGTTTGGGTTCCAAAGATGTTTTATGATTCCAATGTGATTCATTTTCCTACAGTTAAAACACACGGCCATACAACAACCACAGGAGCTATGAAAAACGCTTTTGGTGGTTTAATTCCTAAATACAGGCACCATGCACATAAAAAGATACATGAAGTCCTGGTTGATCTGCTTTCTATTCAAAAAGAGATTCATAAAGGAATATTTGCAGTGATGGATGGCGGGGTTTGTGGAAATGGAGCAGGGCCACGGACAATGGAACCTTTTATTGGCAATATAATCCTTGCAAGTGAAGATCAGGTTGCAATTGATGCCATTGCAGCTAATATTATGGGATTTGACCCTTTGAAAATAGATTACATTAAAATGGCCCATGATAAAGGATTAGGAATAGGAGATGTTGACCAGATTGAAATAGAGGGCAATATTGAAGACATTAAAAGAATAAATTTCGGTTTTGAAACGAAAAGAAGTCCAATAATCAAATGGGATCAAAGGATCAGGAAAAAAACCATGAATATAGGGTGGCTTCACCAGCTGCTCTTCAATTCTCCCCTGTTTAAATCTTTCATCTTTGCATCTGAATTTTATCACGACAAACTCTGGTATCCAACATTGGGAAAGAAAAAGATAACTGAATTCAAAAAGACTTCCTGGGGCAAAATGTTCAATGCATATAATTATGGAGACTTTCCCGAGTATAAGGAAGTTAAAGACTGGGATCCATACTGAATTGTTTAAAACTCAATTAATAGGTTAAATTAATATATTAATGTACTAAAATAGCATAATTAGGATATAATTAAGTCAATTTTATCAATAAAAAAGTGAAATAATGCCTGAAAGAGTAGATATAGATGAATATTTGGATAAAGACAATCCAAAAATGAATAAAGTTGCCCTGAAGCTGCGTAATCTCATTTTAGAGATGTTTCCAGATATGAATGAAGTCATAAAATGGAAAAATCTTGTATATGAAAAGGAAGGATATGTATGCGCCATCCTTATTCACAAAGCTCATATTAATATCGAATTCTGGAGAGGTACCGAGTTTCAAGACCCTGAAAATCGTCTTGAAGGTACTGGAAAAAAATTAAGACATATTAAAATTAAATCTGAATCTGATATTGATGTTGAATACATTAAAAAGCTTATACAAGAATCTATTGAGCTAAACATTTTAAATTAAGTCTTAATTTCTAAGTAAGTTTGTGGTTGCTTGATAAAATTAGAGAAGAGATATCTTTAGATGATTTTTTTGGAAAAAAATCTGCTGGAAAACCCGTAAACGAAGTTGAGGTAAAATCTATTTTAAATAAAGCTAAAAAGCGTGATTCATGGTTTTTAGTAGATTACTCACTTAATCCTTATCTTGGATGCTCGTATAATTGTCTTTACTGCTACATTAGAGGAAGTCATTACGGGGGAGATACAACACACAAACTCGAAGTTAAATCAAATGCCGCAGAAATTTTGAAAAAACAGCTGAAAAGAAGGGCAAAAAATAAAGAATACGGGTTTATTGGCATTGCATCATCTACCGAGCCATATAACGAAGTTGAAAAAGAAATAAAATTAACGAGAAGCCTGCTTAAAATAATAGCACGATTTAGATTCCCAGTTAGTATTTTAACCAGATCCACATTAGTTTTAAGAGATATAGATATTTTAAAAAAGATTAACGAAAATGCTATTTTACCTCCTGACTTAAAACCCAAATTAAGAGGTGGAGCCATAATTTCATTTTCTTTCTCCACTCCAGATGAAAAACTGGCCAGAATATTTGAACCAAACGCCCCAACACCAAAAGAAAGATTAGAAACCATGAAAAAGTTTAAAGCCCTAGGTTTCAGGACAGGAGTATGTTTTATGCCTGTTTTACCATTTCTATCTGATTCTGAAAAACAGATAGAAAAAATGGTGGTGTTAGCCAAAAATTACGGTGCTGACTCCATTTTAACCGCTGGTTTAACCTTATTTGGGGATGGACCAACTGATTGTAAGACTGTTTACTATAAAACAGTCGAAAAATATTTTCCTGAACTTTTAGAAAAAACTAAAAAACTTTTTGGAGAAAAATTTTATCCAGATCCAAAATACCAGAGAGAACTCGCTGAAAAAGCAAATAGGTTATGCAAAAAATACCATATTAAAAATAGAATAGCTTAAAAAAACAGTGATAAAATGACATCAGACATACGATTTGGCCCTGCAGGAAGACCTATTGGATACAAAGGTAAAACAACAG is part of the Methanobacterium sp. genome and harbors:
- a CDS encoding PHP domain-containing protein codes for the protein MKYDLHIHSKYSRDGILDPKKIVKIAIKKGLDGIAITDHDTIKGGLKTKEYETEDFKILIGSEVSTTRGEITGLFLSEDIKSKEFHDVSDEIRDQGGLVIAPHPFDKLRKSTFRIKNEDAKYIDTIEVFNSRCIHQKYNERAASYAKKHNLSAVGGSDAHFPYEIGKAGVILESCDLRNAILKNDLKVFGKRSIFLNHGITKVLKLWRKTRSG
- a CDS encoding lysylphosphatidylglycerol synthase transmembrane domain-containing protein, yielding MAKNKIWLIILFAVAVYLIMCIYADWETLISAMKNFKLIFIPLMIILTTIAYFIRFYKWNFFLKTAGVKLNMKDNLFVFFSGLGMIITPAKVGEIWKGWLIKDINGESLGKTVPVVIIDRFTDLIGLIILSLLGILYYKEGISILIILIIIFAGFFMAVKSKWISNKIISILEKRAGKYSGDIKTMHRTFEKTMAPKGLVFMSFVSAFAWFFECLALYYVIIGFGESINIILSTFVFSFASLAGAVSMIPGGLGIAEGTITGLLQYFGLNSAVSIGTAIIIRFGTLWYGAILGFSVYLIFKKRIILETTKIDREVN
- a CDS encoding decaprenyl-phosphate phosphoribosyltransferase, which translates into the protein MIKELIISMRPRQWYKNLVIFVGIVFSFNLLNLNLWIGAIGAFAVFCALSGSIYILNDIIDIEKDKNHPQKRMRPIASERLNPNYALVFAAIFIILALFVAYLINILFFISALTFFLLILIYSLFLKHFIIVDIMIISTGFVIRAIAGCLAIDVLVSPWLIICAFLLALFLAIGKRRHELIILGGNAENHRKILDGYSTEMLDQMINITTSALIMSYSLYTFFTGKIFIMLTIPFAFYGLFRYIYLVHKENFGGEPEMLFKDRGMLFSIILWVLLAVFVLYGSVIFKF
- a CDS encoding phosphorylating glyceraldehyde-3-phosphate dehydrogenase; this encodes MKSVGINGYGTIGKRVADAVSAQDDMKIVGVTKRSPDFEARMAVEKGYDLYISVPERESAFEEAGIKVTGTADELFEKLDIVVDCTPEGIGAKNKENIYEKIGLKAIFEGGEKHDAIGLSFNSFSNYKDVIGKDYARVVSCNTTGLCRTLKPIDDLCGIKKVRAVMVRRGADPRQVKKGPINAVVPNPPTVPSHHGPDVKTVMYGLDITTIALLVPTTLMHQHNLMVELESKVSVDDIKETLNNTSRVLILKASEGLGSTAEFMEYAKELGRSRNDLFEIGVWEESLNIVDGELYYMQAIHQESDVVPENVDAIRAMLEMEDDPQKSIEKTNKSMGIL
- a CDS encoding DUF362 domain-containing protein is translated as MSKVAAMKTSPETVVNDYYTLMNLAEYKKSLKKEEKTILKLNLSWTLYYPACSTPPWQLEGVLNTLKTDNYKNIVAVENQTVVTHPWKGAYYNKWLPLLNSHEVDFKPLTDVEWISHKPKSEMLAMNEIFGEVWVPKMFYDSNVIHFPTVKTHGHTTTTGAMKNAFGGLIPKYRHHAHKKIHEVLVDLLSIQKEIHKGIFAVMDGGVCGNGAGPRTMEPFIGNIILASEDQVAIDAIAANIMGFDPLKIDYIKMAHDKGLGIGDVDQIEIEGNIEDIKRINFGFETKRSPIIKWDQRIRKKTMNIGWLHQLLFNSPLFKSFIFASEFYHDKLWYPTLGKKKITEFKKTSWGKMFNAYNYGDFPEYKEVKDWDPY
- a CDS encoding radical SAM protein, producing MLDKIREEISLDDFFGKKSAGKPVNEVEVKSILNKAKKRDSWFLVDYSLNPYLGCSYNCLYCYIRGSHYGGDTTHKLEVKSNAAEILKKQLKRRAKNKEYGFIGIASSTEPYNEVEKEIKLTRSLLKIIARFRFPVSILTRSTLVLRDIDILKKINENAILPPDLKPKLRGGAIISFSFSTPDEKLARIFEPNAPTPKERLETMKKFKALGFRTGVCFMPVLPFLSDSEKQIEKMVVLAKNYGADSILTAGLTLFGDGPTDCKTVYYKTVEKYFPELLEKTKKLFGEKFYPDPKYQRELAEKANRLCKKYHIKNRIA
- a CDS encoding DUF1801 domain-containing protein: MPERVDIDEYLDKDNPKMNKVALKLRNLILEMFPDMNEVIKWKNLVYEKEGYVCAILIHKAHINIEFWRGTEFQDPENRLEGTGKKLRHIKIKSESDIDVEYIKKLIQESIELNILN